The genome window CCTCCCTTAATTCGCGGCAAGCGGCCTCCAAGGGTGTTTCCCCGTTCTCCACCTTTCCCCCGGGCCATTCCATTCCTCTCATCCGATGCTTCGCAAAAATCAATTGATCCTTATAAATGGGCAGCACAACCACATGTTCTGCCGGTTCGATCTCACTCGGAAATAATTTTAATCGAATATGATGACCATAAGCGCCTTGAAAAGCATAGGCTTCTTCCGCTCCCGTCAGGTTCATGTCGGTTCTCTCCTCAGTTTTGAAATCACCGGGCTGCCGTCCCAAACGATCCGGCTTTCGGATTTTCTTTTGTTCACTTCCGGCTCGTCCAGCAGTAAAAAGAAATTTGTATTGGCTAAAACACCCAAGCCGTGCTTTTGACCAAAACGCTCCAAACATCTTCGCTTGGATGCGAAATTTTTGGACTGATTGCTGCTTTCATCCGAATATTCGTATAAGACACCGGCTACCGGCACTCTTTTGACACGATGCGTTTCTGCGACGCGCAGAAAAAAATCCCAATCCCAGTAATGAAGCACTTCCGTATCAAAAAGCCCGACGATTTCATGCAATTCCCTGCGATACAAGCTTCCGGAAGGAACATAGGTTGAAAATCTGCGCATTTCTTCAAGATCCAATTCGTATGCGAATAATGTGCGGGCGATGGGAATTCTGGATCCATTCTCCAGCCTGTAATTAATGATTTCCACATCGGAATAGGCGAATTCACAATCGTTCATTTCATTGACCATCCGCTCGATATGGGAGGGAACCAACAGATCATCGTCGTCCATCAGCATGATGAATTCCCCTCTTGCTTGCAGCACCCCTTGATTTCTTGCATACACGTGTTTATGATTCATCGGTAAATCAAGGATCGTGATGTTCAAGTGAGGATACAGCGTTTGGATGAGATCCACTTTTTCCCCGCCATCGTTCACAAGGATGACTTCAAAGTCCTGAAAGGTTTGTCTGCTCAGGGATTCCGCTAATTCCGCCAGCGTCCCCAATCGATTGTAAGTAGGCACAATAATAGAAACGCATGGAGCCCCCATATGGCACCTCCCCCGCTTCCTATATTAAACCATATGGATTATTATTCAAGCCAGCGTTTCGTTAAATTGTGGGGGATCGCGAATTGATCCAAAGCCTTGGCAACCGTATGATTGACAATATCGTCGATCGTTTCCGGTTTATTGTAAAATGCCGGCATTGGCGGAAGCACCATGGCTCCCATTCTGGACAACCGAAGCATATTTTCCAGATGAATTTCATTCAAGGGGGTTTCCCGAGGCAGAATGACCAGCTTTCGTCTTTCCTTTAATACAACGTCGGCCGCTCTGGACAGCAAATTATCCGCTAATCCGTAGCTGACGGATGCGAGAGTTTTCATGCTGCACGGCGCGATGATCATGCCGTCGGTAATAAACGAACCGCTGGAAATGCGGGCTGCTTGATTGGTTGGCGAATAGACAACAGAGGCTAATGATTTCACTTGCTCC of Ferviditalea candida contains these proteins:
- a CDS encoding glycosyltransferase family 2 protein → MGAPCVSIIVPTYNRLGTLAELAESLSRQTFQDFEVILVNDGGEKVDLIQTLYPHLNITILDLPMNHKHVYARNQGVLQARGEFIMLMDDDDLLVPSHIERMVNEMNDCEFAYSDVEIINYRLENGSRIPIARTLFAYELDLEEMRRFSTYVPSGSLYRRELHEIVGLFDTEVLHYWDWDFFLRVAETHRVKRVPVAGVLYEYSDESSNQSKNFASKRRCLERFGQKHGLGVLANTNFFLLLDEPEVNKRKSESRIVWDGSPVISKLRREPT
- a CDS encoding UbiX family flavin prenyltransferase; its protein translation is MKIIVGITGATGAIYGIRLLEALQNAEVETHLVLSSWAEKTILIETSYTVEQVKSLASVVYSPTNQAARISSGSFITDGMIIAPCSMKTLASVSYGLADNLLSRAADVVLKERRKLVILPRETPLNEIHLENMLRLSRMGAMVLPPMPAFYNKPETIDDIVNHTVAKALDQFAIPHNLTKRWLE